A region of Thiofilum sp. DNA encodes the following proteins:
- the odhB gene encoding 2-oxoglutarate dehydrogenase complex dihydrolipoyllysine-residue succinyltransferase produces the protein MSEILTPVLPESVADATVATWNKKVGDAVKQDEVLVEIETDKVMLEVTAPADGVLSEILQPEGSTVTSSQLLGRVTAGAAVAVAPTAPAPVAAAPAPVAEAAASPAVRKMMDEANISKADVDGSGKNGRILKEDVAAATAKAAPAPAPQAAAPAPVPAPAAPKAPAGSREETRVPMTRLRARIAERLLEAKQSTAMLTTFNEVNMQPLMDMRNEYKDAFEKKHNTRLGFMSLFVKAATIALQRFPEINASIDGNEIIYRNFCDVGIAVSSDRGLVVPILRSAEQMGLADIEATIAAYAKKAQAGKLDMSDLSGGSFTITNGGVFGSLLSTPILNPPQSAILGMHSVQKRPVVENDQIVIRPMMYVALSYDHRIVDGKGAVTFLKTIKELVENPVRILLDV, from the coding sequence ATGAGTGAAATACTGACCCCAGTACTGCCAGAGTCAGTTGCTGATGCGACTGTTGCAACTTGGAATAAGAAAGTTGGCGACGCTGTAAAGCAAGATGAAGTATTAGTTGAAATCGAAACCGACAAAGTTATGTTGGAAGTCACTGCACCTGCGGATGGTGTGCTAAGTGAAATCCTCCAACCCGAAGGCTCTACCGTCACCAGTAGTCAATTATTAGGTCGAGTAACAGCAGGCGCTGCCGTCGCTGTGGCTCCCACTGCACCTGCCCCCGTCGCTGCTGCTCCCGCTCCGGTCGCCGAAGCGGCTGCTAGTCCCGCTGTACGTAAAATGATGGATGAGGCTAATATCTCTAAAGCAGATGTCGACGGTTCTGGTAAAAATGGTCGTATTCTAAAAGAAGATGTTGCAGCTGCGACTGCTAAAGCAGCTCCCGCTCCAGCCCCTCAAGCCGCTGCGCCCGCTCCGGTGCCTGCACCTGCTGCTCCTAAAGCACCTGCTGGTTCACGCGAAGAAACTCGTGTGCCTATGACTCGTTTACGTGCACGTATTGCTGAACGTTTATTAGAAGCTAAGCAATCTACCGCTATGTTGACTACCTTTAACGAAGTCAATATGCAGCCTCTGATGGATATGCGTAATGAGTATAAAGATGCGTTTGAAAAGAAACACAATACGCGCCTAGGCTTCATGTCGCTGTTTGTTAAAGCAGCTACCATTGCTCTGCAACGCTTCCCAGAAATTAATGCCTCTATCGATGGTAATGAGATTATCTATCGTAACTTCTGTGACGTAGGTATTGCGGTTTCCTCAGATCGCGGTCTAGTAGTGCCGATTTTACGTAGTGCCGAGCAAATGGGCTTAGCTGATATTGAAGCCACTATTGCTGCTTATGCTAAGAAAGCTCAAGCCGGTAAATTAGATATGTCTGATTTATCAGGTGGCAGCTTCACCATTACTAATGGTGGTGTATTCGGTTCATTACTCTCTACCCCTATTTTGAATCCGCCTCAAAGTGCGATTTTAGGTATGCACTCAGTGCAAAAGCGTCCTGTAGTAGAGAACGATCAAATCGTGATTCGTCCTATGATGTATGTGGCTCTGTCTTATGATCACCGTATTGTGGATGGTAAAGGCGCGGTAACCTTCCTGAAAACCATTAAAGAATTGGTTGAAAATCCAGTTCGTATCCTGTTGGATGTGTAA
- the fsa gene encoding fructose-6-phosphate aldolase, with protein MKFFIDTGDIEEIRKACESGMVDGVTTNPSLVANSGRDFKTLIREICTLTTGHVSAEVLAMDAPTMLQEAEVLTAIADNVCIKLPLTLEGLKACKVLSKQGIATNVTLCFSAAQALLAAKAGATYVSPFMGRLDDVGESGIQLIADIVNLYRNYPEFNTQVLAASIRGPMHVVDAAAVGAHVATLPPKILYQLYQHPLTDKGLAGFMKDWEKTGQKLV; from the coding sequence ATGAAGTTTTTTATTGATACGGGTGATATAGAAGAAATTCGTAAAGCCTGTGAGTCTGGAATGGTCGACGGTGTGACCACTAACCCTTCATTAGTTGCTAATTCAGGGCGCGATTTTAAAACCTTAATTCGTGAAATTTGTACCTTAACTACAGGGCATGTGAGTGCAGAAGTATTAGCTATGGATGCACCCACCATGTTACAAGAGGCTGAGGTCTTAACAGCGATTGCTGATAATGTGTGTATCAAATTACCTTTGACACTTGAAGGCTTAAAGGCGTGCAAGGTTTTATCTAAGCAAGGCATAGCTACGAATGTCACTTTGTGTTTTAGTGCCGCTCAAGCTTTATTAGCCGCTAAGGCAGGCGCGACTTATGTCTCACCTTTTATGGGGCGCTTAGATGATGTGGGTGAGTCGGGGATTCAATTGATTGCGGATATTGTGAATTTATATCGTAACTATCCAGAGTTTAATACCCAAGTATTAGCTGCCTCGATTCGCGGCCCTATGCATGTAGTGGATGCCGCAGCAGTGGGTGCACACGTAGCCACCTTGCCACCAAAGATTTTATATCAACTCTATCAGCATCCTTTAACGGATAAAGGGCTAGCTGGATTTATGAAAGATTGGGAAAAAACCGGACAAAAACTGGTGTAA
- the zapE gene encoding cell division protein ZapE gives MPLEQYYQDAVQQQVIRFDPAQSAAVKVLQRIWDELVSIPVVETAPVKKGLFSLFSSPKVEKPATIRGAYIWGGVGRGKTWLMDSFYERIPITQKKRMHYHHFMNYVHDELKKTAHVQNPLLELAKREAPHMRLLCLDEFHVLDIVDAMLLYGLLEAFFQQGITLVTTSNRKPDDLYLNGLQRSRFLPAIALIKRTMDVVELDNNVDYRMLRHVGEHGFIQGHQADEVERELSIEFNALARGKIYTDTTLIIQGRSLPVHKVADNIVWFTFQVLCEGPRSARDYIEIADRYKAVVLSGMPVLTETHENAARRFLNLIDELYDRHVRLILSTAIPLNALYQGEKLVFEYDRAMSRLNEMQSDEYQRRAAA, from the coding sequence ATGCCATTAGAACAATACTATCAAGACGCCGTTCAACAGCAGGTGATTCGTTTTGATCCTGCCCAATCGGCAGCGGTGAAAGTATTACAGCGTATTTGGGATGAGTTAGTATCTATCCCTGTAGTGGAGACTGCACCGGTAAAGAAGGGATTATTTTCCTTATTTTCTAGTCCCAAAGTAGAAAAACCAGCCACCATTCGTGGAGCCTATATTTGGGGTGGGGTAGGACGTGGTAAAACGTGGCTGATGGATAGCTTTTATGAGCGCATTCCTATCACACAAAAAAAACGTATGCACTACCACCATTTCATGAATTACGTGCACGATGAGTTAAAAAAAACCGCTCATGTCCAAAACCCATTGTTAGAGCTAGCTAAACGTGAAGCTCCACACATGCGCTTATTGTGTTTAGATGAGTTTCATGTATTGGACATTGTAGATGCGATGTTGTTGTATGGTTTATTAGAAGCTTTCTTTCAACAAGGCATTACTTTGGTGACGACTTCTAATCGTAAACCGGATGATCTGTATCTTAATGGTTTACAACGCAGTCGTTTCTTACCTGCTATTGCTTTAATTAAGCGCACGATGGATGTAGTCGAGCTAGACAATAATGTGGATTATCGCATGTTGCGCCATGTAGGCGAGCACGGTTTTATCCAAGGGCATCAGGCTGATGAGGTAGAACGTGAGCTTAGCATTGAGTTTAATGCGTTAGCGCGTGGCAAAATTTATACCGATACCACGCTAATAATCCAAGGGCGCTCCTTACCAGTCCATAAAGTTGCTGATAATATTGTCTGGTTCACCTTCCAAGTATTATGTGAAGGGCCGCGCTCAGCACGCGATTACATTGAAATTGCGGATCGTTACAAAGCTGTTGTGTTATCAGGTATGCCTGTACTGACAGAAACGCATGAAAATGCTGCCAGACGTTTCTTGAATCTGATCGATGAGCTGTATGATCGCCATGTGCGCTTGATCTTATCGACGGCTATTCCGTTGAACGCCCTTTATCAAGGGGAAAAGCTGGTATTTGAATATGATCGAGCTATGAGTCGCTTAAATGAAATGCAAAGTGATGAGTATCAACGTCGAGCCGCTGCTTAA
- a CDS encoding GntR family transcriptional regulator: MGLNNLTPEPVTIADRLFQELRRAILEGELPPGKKISEPELANQYNVSRGSLREAISKLENCNLVTRKPNIGARVVGFSTKQLMEIYQIREAMEGMAARLAAENMTDEQLAHLNTLVEHNKMAVSTQDPYATPTSVHYDADLDFHFCIIQGCNNERLQRMLHMDLYDLVRFYRFRLNPRFSAQALSEHELIASALNNRDGEMAELLMRHHIRASRARAQHHLMAVPPEEIE; encoded by the coding sequence ATGGGGCTTAATAACCTGACACCTGAACCTGTCACTATTGCTGATCGCTTATTTCAAGAATTGCGGCGTGCTATTTTGGAGGGTGAATTACCTCCGGGTAAAAAAATCAGCGAACCGGAACTGGCTAACCAATATAATGTCAGTCGTGGCTCATTGCGCGAGGCGATTAGCAAACTAGAAAACTGCAACCTAGTCACTCGTAAACCGAATATTGGCGCACGTGTAGTAGGCTTTTCCACCAAGCAACTCATGGAAATTTACCAAATTCGGGAAGCAATGGAGGGCATGGCGGCACGCTTGGCGGCGGAAAATATGACTGATGAGCAATTAGCACATCTCAATACTTTAGTCGAACATAATAAAATGGCAGTGTCCACTCAAGACCCCTACGCCACCCCAACCAGTGTGCATTATGATGCGGATTTAGACTTTCATTTTTGCATTATTCAAGGTTGCAATAATGAGCGTCTCCAGCGTATGCTGCACATGGATTTATATGATTTGGTGCGTTTTTATCGCTTCCGTTTAAACCCACGCTTTTCTGCACAAGCGCTGAGTGAGCACGAATTAATTGCTTCCGCGTTAAATAATCGTGATGGTGAAATGGCTGAGCTACTGATGCGTCATCATATTCGTGCTTCTAGAGCACGGGCACAACATCATCTCATGGCAGTTCCACCTGAAGAAATTGAGTAA
- the sdhC gene encoding succinate dehydrogenase, cytochrome b556 subunit gives MQNSANRPLSPHLSVYKPQITSTLSILHRATGVAAAIGSLVVVYWLTSLAAGPQAFGIATLFLGSWLGKFILFFWTWALFYHLCNGIRHLMWDMGYGFDLPTTYLTGKIVVVASAVLNILLWLVA, from the coding sequence ATGCAGAACTCAGCCAATAGACCATTATCGCCTCACCTTTCGGTGTATAAACCGCAGATCACCTCTACACTGTCTATCCTACACCGCGCCACTGGTGTAGCGGCAGCAATCGGGTCACTTGTAGTGGTGTACTGGTTAACTTCATTAGCAGCAGGTCCTCAAGCCTTTGGCATTGCCACTCTATTTTTAGGGTCTTGGCTTGGTAAATTTATTCTATTTTTCTGGACTTGGGCTTTGTTCTATCACCTATGCAACGGCATTCGCCATTTAATGTGGGATATGGGCTATGGCTTTGATCTGCCTACGACTTATTTAACAGGCAAGATTGTTGTTGTTGCATCGGCTGTTTTAAACATTTTATTGTGGTTGGTTGCCTAA
- the sdhD gene encoding succinate dehydrogenase, hydrophobic membrane anchor protein: MSRLLTPLKKARGLGSAKEGAQHWWMQRVSAVALVPLTLWAAFSVASMAGKPYEVVLTYFAAPFNVAMFTLFLFTAFYHAVLGLQVVIEDYIHHEGAKVAALIAMKLVMVLLGTVSILAVLRATFGG; encoded by the coding sequence ATGAGCCGTCTATTAACTCCTCTAAAGAAAGCGCGTGGCCTCGGTTCGGCTAAAGAAGGCGCACAGCATTGGTGGATGCAGCGTGTTTCTGCGGTGGCATTAGTACCCTTGACCTTATGGGCTGCTTTCTCAGTCGCTTCTATGGCAGGAAAACCTTATGAAGTAGTACTGACTTATTTTGCAGCACCTTTCAATGTAGCTATGTTTACCCTGTTTTTATTTACTGCCTTCTACCATGCGGTTTTAGGTTTGCAAGTGGTGATTGAAGATTATATCCACCACGAAGGCGCCAAAGTTGCCGCCTTAATTGCTATGAAATTAGTAATGGTACTACTCGGTACGGTCAGCATTTTAGCAGTGCTACGTGCAACGTTTGGAGGCTAA